From the genome of Flavobacterium luteolum, one region includes:
- a CDS encoding RNA polymerase sigma factor, whose amino-acid sequence MKNEDDAKDVFQEAFVIAFQKISQYKFEGSFEGWLKRIFINKLIETLNKKKKESFFLDVFDPDTDFVEEEELEAIPIEQEKLLEYIRDLPDQYRTVFNLYVFEKMKHREIAELLKISEGTSKSNLNRAKHILQKRILSIKNFKIA is encoded by the coding sequence ATGAAGAACGAAGATGACGCAAAGGACGTTTTTCAGGAAGCATTTGTAATTGCCTTTCAGAAAATAAGCCAATATAAATTTGAAGGAAGCTTTGAGGGATGGTTAAAACGAATCTTTATAAACAAACTCATTGAAACTTTAAACAAAAAGAAAAAGGAGAGTTTCTTTTTAGATGTTTTTGATCCCGATACGGATTTTGTGGAAGAAGAGGAACTGGAAGCTATTCCGATCGAACAGGAAAAACTTCTGGAGTATATTAGGGATTTACCAGATCAATATCGAACGGTTTTTAACTTGTATGTATTTGAGAAAATGAAACACAGAGAAATCGCCGAACTATTAAAAATCTCCGAAGGAACATCAAAATCAAATTTAAATCGCGCCAAACATATATTACAAAAGCGAATTTTGAGCATAAAAAATTTTAAGATAGCATGA